One segment of Candidatus Omnitrophota bacterium DNA contains the following:
- the smpB gene encoding SsrA-binding protein SmpB codes for MAENKTLITNRQALHDYYIEKRFEAGLQLRGDEVKSLRAGNANLKGSFAKIEGTEIFLHGMHISPYDFTREAADPVRARKLLLHSSEIKQLVQCVSREGYTIVPVKVYFKRGYAKVEIALAKGKKLYDKRKSIKEKEAQRDMARVFRGHSK; via the coding sequence ATGGCTGAAAATAAAACACTTATAACCAATCGCCAGGCCCTGCACGACTATTATATTGAAAAGAGGTTCGAGGCGGGCTTGCAGCTCCGGGGGGATGAGGTTAAATCGTTGAGGGCGGGGAACGCGAATCTCAAGGGCAGTTTCGCCAAGATAGAGGGAACGGAGATCTTTCTTCACGGGATGCATATAAGCCCTTATGATTTTACGCGAGAGGCGGCGGATCCCGTAAGGGCGAGGAAACTTTTACTGCACTCGTCTGAGATCAAACAGCTCGTCCAGTGCGTGTCCCGGGAAGGGTATACGATAGTCCCGGTGAAGGTGTATTTTAAAAGAGGGTACGCCAAGGTGGAGATAGCGCTCGCTAAGGGTAAGAAGCTTTACGATAAGCGCAAGAGCATTAAAGAGAAAGAAGCTCAGCGGGATATGGCAAGGGTTTTCCGCGGGCACAGTAAATAG
- a CDS encoding ChbG/HpnK family deacetylase — translation MAKKVKKLIINADDLGLSRSVNEAVKTCYLDGCITGTSVIPAGSEFVDAVRMLEDISKREVGVHLALTGGFSPVSRDLSLIGSLVGPDGKFPAGYLGVVSKYARGVLDLDEVYSEFSRQIDKVNTAGLTITHLDSHEHIHMLPSVLTVVMRLARENDIPYVRFPKEPLAVVRKHMSIHNLFRYNMLRLLSGALERNFDVGYPISNDHFLGHFHSGNIDDGVLGFMMDNLPDGLTELAVHPGANMEDLTEKSPWHVNAPRELEVLLGGNWRKKLKDGGIELVTHRDVATMI, via the coding sequence ATGGCTAAGAAGGTAAAAAAACTCATAATAAACGCCGATGACCTGGGACTCTCAAGGTCCGTGAACGAAGCGGTCAAGACGTGCTATCTTGACGGATGCATAACGGGAACGAGCGTTATCCCGGCGGGCAGCGAGTTCGTGGATGCCGTGCGTATGCTGGAAGATATATCAAAACGCGAGGTGGGGGTACATCTTGCCCTGACCGGCGGCTTTTCCCCCGTATCCAGGGACCTTTCGCTTATCGGTTCGCTCGTGGGCCCGGACGGAAAATTCCCGGCTGGATACTTGGGTGTGGTCTCGAAATATGCCCGCGGGGTACTGGACCTGGATGAGGTGTATTCGGAGTTCTCACGGCAGATAGATAAGGTGAATACCGCCGGACTTACCATTACCCACCTGGACAGCCATGAGCACATACATATGCTGCCGTCGGTGCTTACCGTGGTCATGCGCCTTGCCAGGGAGAACGACATCCCTTACGTACGGTTCCCGAAAGAGCCGTTAGCGGTCGTGAGAAAACATATGTCGATACACAACTTATTTAGATATAACATGTTACGCTTGCTATCCGGCGCCCTTGAACGTAATTTCGACGTGGGGTACCCGATATCCAATGATCATTTTCTCGGACATTTCCATTCGGGTAATATCGACGACGGGGTACTGGGTTTCATGATGGATAACCTGCCCGACGGGCTTACGGAGCTCGCGGTGCATCCCGGGGCGAATATGGAAGACCTTACCGAAAAGTCGCCATGGCACGTGAACGCGCCCCGTGAACTCGAGGTGCTTCTCGGCGGTAACTGGCGAAAGAAACTAAAAGACGGGGGTATAGAACTCGTTACACACCGCGATGTCGCCACCATGATATGA
- a CDS encoding glycosyltransferase family 2 protein — MEKDLSVSFVMPMFNERDNIRDTIAGIRKVAGEITRDYEIVIVDDASTDDSVDVVEAARAQDPSIRLIRMKKNTKFGGAFAAGFKGAEKDVIVYMDSDMPVSIDNIKASFPLIREADIVTGYSMIKKGDTVKRKIMSGVYNLMVRTLFGLNVRDVNSGYKIVRREAIRDLRFVSHSPFVDVELFLNAKKRRQKVRQYPLIFLSRSGGVSHISRLPVVLATFRDMLKVRVLSWLRR, encoded by the coding sequence ATGGAAAAAGACCTTAGCGTATCGTTCGTTATGCCCATGTTCAACGAACGCGATAATATACGGGACACCATAGCCGGGATCCGTAAGGTGGCCGGGGAGATAACACGCGACTATGAGATAGTGATAGTGGACGATGCCTCGACCGATGACAGCGTGGACGTCGTGGAGGCCGCGCGGGCCCAGGACCCTTCTATACGGCTTATACGGATGAAAAAGAACACTAAGTTCGGGGGCGCGTTCGCGGCAGGGTTCAAAGGCGCGGAAAAAGATGTTATCGTGTATATGGATTCCGATATGCCGGTGAGCATAGACAACATAAAAGCGTCTTTCCCGCTCATAAGGGAAGCGGACATCGTCACCGGATACAGCATGATAAAAAAAGGCGATACGGTCAAACGCAAGATAATGTCCGGCGTGTACAATCTCATGGTCCGTACGCTTTTCGGCCTGAACGTGCGGGACGTGAATTCCGGGTATAAGATAGTGAGAAGAGAGGCGATAAGGGACCTCCGGTTCGTGTCACACAGCCCTTTTGTCGATGTCGAGCTTTTTCTTAACGCGAAAAAACGCCGCCAGAAAGTGCGGCAATATCCCCTGATATTCCTTTCCCGGTCGGGAGGGGTATCGCATATATCCAGGCTGCCCGTGGTCCTGGCGACTTTCAGGGATATGCTCAAGGTCAGGGTACTGTCATGGCTAAGAAGGTAA
- a CDS encoding glycosyltransferase family 39 protein: protein MAITAKKTHIYLIILVAVSACLFFSKLGDMPLTDPDESFYAETAKEMLQAGEWSTPIIFGEPQFEKPVLFYWLVMIGYLVFGIGEFAARFPSALFGLAGVIGVFLLGRKLFSSFTGFISAVIMATCLEYAALARACVTDMVLTVTILYSVLFFVLAWDKRKVPYYVLSAIMAALAVLTKGPIGIMVITVAVGAYVLPLRDRRRLKEVPWVLCSAVFLVTALPWYITAYVLHGSVFIDEFFGFHNVTRFLVPEHRIGASPFFYIPVVIGGFFPWSFFLPVAFSDMYRGRKDPDAAERPCRVFLSVWILFVLLFFSASSTKLVTYIFPIFPALALVTGRYIARYLIAAEVGILPKGFKWSYAVTLGASVVGAIAGLVLLRSEYGYIHVGAIAAATVFILGLGASLALFARGRMFYSIMAVAGAIALAGVIMVGTVMPVIGEAESSRELSITVNEMASPSEELGGESDHRRGIAFYTGRTDIKDIHRFEDRNEFFKSAGRVWGIVKRKHYESLKQFVPGHISEPIAECGNDVLLTNKPAAAE from the coding sequence ATGGCTATAACCGCAAAAAAGACCCATATTTACCTTATTATATTGGTGGCAGTAAGCGCGTGCCTCTTTTTCTCCAAGCTGGGGGATATGCCGCTCACCGATCCGGACGAGAGTTTTTACGCCGAGACCGCCAAAGAGATGCTCCAGGCCGGGGAATGGTCAACCCCGATCATTTTCGGTGAACCGCAATTCGAAAAACCCGTACTTTTTTACTGGCTGGTGATGATCGGGTACCTTGTCTTCGGGATAGGTGAGTTCGCCGCGAGATTCCCGTCGGCGTTATTTGGCCTGGCGGGGGTTATAGGAGTATTCCTGCTCGGAAGAAAATTATTCTCGTCGTTCACGGGGTTCATCTCGGCGGTGATCATGGCTACCTGTCTGGAATACGCGGCCCTAGCGAGGGCATGTGTGACTGATATGGTGCTCACGGTCACGATACTTTATTCAGTGCTTTTTTTCGTGTTGGCATGGGACAAAAGGAAGGTGCCGTATTACGTCTTGTCTGCCATCATGGCGGCCCTGGCGGTGCTTACGAAGGGCCCTATAGGCATTATGGTAATAACCGTCGCGGTCGGGGCATATGTGCTTCCGCTTCGCGATCGGCGCAGGCTTAAAGAGGTCCCGTGGGTTTTATGCTCGGCCGTGTTTCTTGTTACGGCGCTCCCGTGGTATATTACGGCTTACGTCTTGCACGGTAGTGTCTTTATCGATGAATTTTTCGGGTTCCATAATGTCACAAGGTTCCTTGTCCCCGAGCACAGGATAGGAGCTTCGCCGTTCTTTTATATTCCCGTCGTGATAGGAGGCTTCTTCCCGTGGAGTTTTTTTCTTCCCGTGGCGTTCTCCGATATGTACAGGGGGAGGAAAGACCCCGACGCGGCCGAAAGGCCTTGTCGCGTGTTCCTTTCCGTGTGGATACTATTCGTACTCTTGTTCTTCTCCGCTTCAAGTACCAAGCTGGTTACTTACATATTTCCTATCTTTCCGGCGCTTGCCTTGGTCACGGGAAGATATATCGCCAGATATCTTATTGCCGCTGAAGTTGGCATCCTTCCCAAAGGGTTTAAGTGGTCATACGCAGTCACGCTCGGGGCTTCCGTTGTTGGCGCTATCGCGGGACTTGTGCTCTTAAGGAGCGAATACGGGTATATACATGTTGGTGCGATAGCGGCGGCCACGGTATTTATTCTGGGTTTAGGAGCATCGCTTGCCCTTTTCGCTAGAGGCAGGATGTTTTATTCTATAATGGCCGTGGCCGGGGCCATAGCGCTGGCGGGGGTCATCATGGTCGGTACAGTTATGCCGGTTATCGGCGAAGCCGAGTCCAGCCGGGAACTTTCCATAACCGTGAACGAGATGGCGAGCCCGTCGGAAGAGCTGGGCGGGGAATCGGACCACAGGCGGGGGATAGCGTTCTATACGGGGCGTACCGATATAAAGGATATACACAGGTTCGAGGACCGGAACGAGTTCTTCAAGTCCGCCGGCAGGGTGTGGGGTATAGTGAAACGTAAGCATTACGAGAGCCTGAAACAGTTCGTGCCGGGACATATCTCGGAGCCGATCGCGGAATGCGGTAATGACGTTCTGTTGACCAACAAACCGGCTGCCGCCGAATAG
- a CDS encoding extracellular solute-binding protein: MLRRIFLLFLSGVLALSCAGCGGGPKDRKELVIWLVGSEGQARTIVELSKAFTAETGVVISCQAISWGDAHSKYLTSIAGGVTPDIGTMGLTWGIRFGELGAMVDLKQAFPKDVKAIEAKIFPGILESTKFGDKIFGIPFDMTEHIMYYRSDIIPQPPRTWEELLAKLKELKDQDKGIVLDWGSLEWIGYSPFLWQAGGSYYNEDYTKVTLDSPESARALAFMAELYREGMPRTAVPLEQGLRTGDYPIAISGNWKIISLSVGAPEIKDKWSIAMLPEGPGGKRTALIGGRILGIFSASKKKQEAWEFIKFLFQPENQIKIYQASLETEDAYLPPNMDTWKDLPADDKFKKVLKMQANDAQGPPPVLAWDASTRFVNHAVQMVVLKGADPVEELKKATARMQEELDSIKTE, from the coding sequence ATGTTGAGACGGATTTTTCTCTTGTTCTTATCGGGCGTTCTTGCCTTGTCCTGTGCCGGATGCGGAGGTGGCCCGAAAGACAGGAAAGAGCTTGTTATCTGGCTGGTAGGGTCGGAGGGACAAGCGAGGACCATAGTCGAACTAAGCAAGGCGTTCACCGCCGAGACGGGTGTGGTGATATCCTGTCAGGCCATCTCATGGGGGGACGCGCACAGCAAATACCTGACCTCCATAGCCGGAGGAGTGACCCCGGACATAGGCACTATGGGTCTTACCTGGGGCATCAGGTTCGGCGAACTGGGGGCGATGGTAGACCTCAAGCAGGCTTTTCCCAAGGACGTGAAAGCCATCGAAGCGAAGATATTCCCGGGTATACTGGAGTCGACAAAGTTCGGGGACAAGATCTTCGGTATACCGTTCGACATGACCGAACACATAATGTATTACAGGTCAGATATCATCCCGCAGCCGCCCAGGACGTGGGAGGAGCTTCTTGCCAAGCTCAAGGAACTGAAAGACCAGGATAAAGGCATAGTGCTGGACTGGGGTTCTCTTGAGTGGATAGGGTATTCTCCTTTCCTATGGCAGGCCGGGGGCAGTTATTACAACGAGGATTATACCAAAGTCACCCTGGATTCCCCGGAATCGGCCAGGGCGCTCGCTTTCATGGCGGAACTTTACCGGGAAGGCATGCCAAGAACGGCCGTTCCTCTGGAACAGGGACTGCGTACGGGTGATTATCCTATCGCGATATCCGGCAACTGGAAGATAATAAGCCTTTCGGTCGGAGCTCCCGAGATCAAGGATAAATGGTCCATAGCGATGCTCCCGGAAGGACCGGGCGGGAAAAGAACGGCTTTGATAGGGGGACGTATCCTCGGTATTTTTTCCGCGTCCAAGAAAAAACAGGAGGCGTGGGAATTCATAAAGTTCCTTTTCCAGCCGGAGAACCAGATAAAGATATACCAGGCCTCGCTGGAGACGGAGGATGCCTACCTTCCCCCGAACATGGATACATGGAAAGACCTGCCGGCGGACGATAAGTTCAAGAAGGTGCTCAAGATGCAGGCTAATGACGCCCAGGGGCCGCCGCCCGTGCTGGCCTGGGACGCGAGTACCAGGTTCGTGAACCATGCCGTACAGATGGTGGTGCTTAAAGGCGCTGACCCCGTGGAAGAGCTTAAGAAGGCGACGGCACGTATGCAGGAAGAGCTTGATAGTATAAAGACCGAATAG
- a CDS encoding ROK family protein translates to MRNFIMKDERFSEKERRNLSMLDAIRRGGEISRADISKITDLNIVTVSNYVSKYIKNKIVFETGLDISTGGRRPELLKLNPDHGYSIGIDLGAPHLANDASIVAIVMDISGKILAREKVLKEKESFEKLTEKVLTLADKVVETSAIPRSSIKGVGVGIWGVIDRYRGMVRYAVENEHIVSFTALLSQLETRFGVPAIIEHDATLAAFGERWSGIGEGSMAENLIFLCSDSSCGLVIKGELYYGSTKSAGELNINPPRPVNGVENTPSNCWENYDHGCCLRSRGIDLGVPEKAKKMYAESGEERSILMDMLGGDMDKVNFGAVVEAAERGDRVSLKVLEDAGNYLGTKIAFLINLFNPEAVVVGRGIEKGGDIFLSSVRKSVRRWAYEESLKVVKILPTSLGEDVVAAGAAALVIQDMFAKV, encoded by the coding sequence ATGAGAAATTTTATCATGAAGGATGAAAGGTTTTCTGAAAAAGAGCGCAGGAACCTTAGCATGCTGGACGCCATTCGGCGAGGTGGTGAGATCTCAAGAGCGGATATTTCCAAGATAACGGACCTCAACATAGTCACCGTGTCCAACTATGTAAGCAAGTACATAAAGAACAAGATAGTCTTCGAGACGGGACTGGATATTTCCACCGGGGGACGCAGGCCGGAACTCCTTAAGCTCAACCCGGACCATGGGTACAGCATAGGGATAGACCTGGGGGCCCCGCATCTCGCGAACGACGCTTCTATCGTCGCGATAGTAATGGATATATCAGGCAAGATACTCGCGCGTGAGAAAGTGCTGAAGGAGAAAGAGTCTTTCGAGAAACTTACCGAAAAGGTCCTTACACTGGCGGATAAAGTGGTCGAGACCTCGGCTATTCCCAGGAGCAGCATAAAAGGCGTAGGGGTAGGTATATGGGGCGTTATCGACAGGTACCGCGGTATGGTCAGGTACGCCGTCGAGAACGAGCATATAGTCAGTTTTACCGCGCTTCTTTCCCAGCTGGAAACAAGGTTCGGCGTGCCGGCCATAATCGAGCATGACGCTACACTCGCGGCTTTCGGCGAACGCTGGTCCGGGATAGGCGAAGGGAGTATGGCGGAGAACCTCATATTTCTGTGTTCGGACTCAAGCTGCGGGCTTGTGATCAAAGGCGAGCTTTATTACGGTTCGACGAAGAGCGCTGGAGAACTTAATATAAACCCGCCTCGTCCGGTCAACGGGGTCGAGAACACGCCAAGCAACTGCTGGGAGAATTATGACCACGGATGTTGCCTCAGGTCACGGGGCATAGACCTGGGGGTGCCGGAGAAGGCCAAAAAGATGTATGCCGAGAGCGGTGAAGAGAGGTCCATACTTATGGACATGCTGGGCGGCGACATGGATAAGGTGAATTTCGGCGCCGTAGTGGAAGCCGCGGAAAGAGGTGATCGCGTATCCCTGAAGGTCCTTGAGGACGCGGGGAATTATCTCGGTACCAAGATAGCCTTCCTTATAAACCTTTTCAACCCGGAAGCCGTCGTAGTGGGGCGGGGTATAGAGAAAGGCGGGGATATCTTCCTTTCAAGTGTAAGGAAATCCGTGAGACGATGGGCATACGAAGAATCCCTCAAGGTGGTCAAGATACTCCCGACCAGCCTGGGAGAGGATGTGGTGGCCGCAGGCGCGGCCGCGCTTGTCATACAGGACATGTTCGCTAAGGTATAA
- a CDS encoding glycoside hydrolase codes for MAKTKKGSINKLVPAIAAVAVVGAVLISMSLFNKKGTAIEFQKGMGYATWSNGAYLEGSSDNSLTRLGEIGTKWTSILVTWYQTTCWTGDIQRTGQTPSDESMVHAINKAHELGMKVMLKLHLDLLDKTDGSWRGEIGCVREADWDEWFRKYTEYVLYYADMAEKNKVEMLCVGTELSSSATSKGYLWRDLIKAVRSRYSGALTYAAHWDRYQDIRFWDILDYVGINAYFPLTEEMDPSYDTLKEGWAKWVTEMEDFQKSVNKPIIFPEIGCSSADGAAIRPWEHVPRSEVNLKLQERYYKVLLDIFWEKDWFYGMYWWYWGTNVNMGGEYNRNFTPQNKPAETLVKEWYAKPSPR; via the coding sequence ATGGCAAAAACAAAAAAGGGAAGCATAAACAAGCTTGTTCCGGCGATAGCCGCTGTAGCGGTGGTCGGGGCTGTGCTCATAAGCATGAGCCTTTTCAACAAGAAGGGCACAGCGATCGAGTTCCAGAAGGGTATGGGATACGCGACGTGGTCGAACGGCGCTTATCTGGAAGGATCTTCCGATAATTCGCTCACACGCCTTGGCGAGATAGGCACGAAATGGACCAGTATACTCGTCACGTGGTACCAGACGACCTGCTGGACCGGGGATATACAGAGGACGGGCCAGACGCCATCGGACGAATCGATGGTACACGCTATCAATAAGGCGCATGAACTCGGGATGAAGGTAATGCTCAAACTGCATCTTGACCTACTGGACAAGACCGACGGCAGCTGGAGAGGCGAGATAGGCTGTGTGAGGGAAGCTGATTGGGATGAATGGTTCCGCAAATACACCGAATATGTGCTTTACTACGCCGACATGGCGGAGAAGAACAAGGTGGAGATGCTTTGTGTCGGGACCGAACTCTCTTCATCAGCGACCAGCAAAGGGTATCTCTGGAGGGACCTGATCAAGGCCGTGAGAAGCAGGTACAGCGGCGCGCTTACTTATGCCGCGCACTGGGACAGGTACCAGGACATAAGGTTCTGGGATATCCTGGATTATGTGGGCATAAACGCGTATTTTCCCCTGACGGAGGAGATGGACCCCAGCTATGACACACTGAAGGAAGGCTGGGCCAAGTGGGTGACGGAGATGGAGGATTTCCAGAAAAGCGTCAATAAACCCATAATATTCCCCGAGATAGGTTGTTCGTCCGCCGATGGCGCGGCTATCAGGCCGTGGGAGCATGTACCGCGCAGCGAGGTGAACCTTAAGCTGCAGGAAAGATATTATAAAGTGCTTTTGGATATTTTCTGGGAAAAGGACTGGTTCTACGGCATGTACTGGTGGTACTGGGGAACTAACGTCAACATGGGTGGCGAGTACAACAGGAACTTCACTCCGCAGAACAAACCGGCGGAAACGCTTGTAAAAGAATGGTACGCTAAGCCGTCTCCCAGATAA
- a CDS encoding glycan-binding surface protein encodes MAGMIFFMTGCGKSQAPGQVKAPSSTEAATEVQEEVLVPSDAPITEERVYYDFEGNLKGWEIPMWAQGKSDYVAKDIVISEDVASQGRSSMKFNADFPGGSWNAALVEIQQYLDLSSYRVIRVDIYVPENTPEGLKAKLILTIGDNWRFVEQSSSVPLVAGEWVTLTASIEPGSYDWKRIVPDKRFAEDVRKIAVRIESNRKPQYSGPIYVDNIRVGR; translated from the coding sequence ATGGCCGGAATGATATTTTTTATGACAGGGTGTGGGAAGTCCCAGGCGCCCGGCCAGGTAAAGGCTCCGTCATCCACCGAGGCGGCTACCGAAGTGCAGGAAGAGGTATTAGTGCCTTCGGACGCGCCGATAACCGAGGAGCGTGTTTATTACGACTTCGAGGGGAACCTCAAAGGGTGGGAGATACCTATGTGGGCGCAGGGTAAGAGCGACTATGTGGCCAAGGATATCGTGATATCCGAGGACGTGGCTTCGCAGGGCAGGTCCAGCATGAAGTTCAACGCCGATTTCCCGGGAGGGTCGTGGAACGCGGCACTCGTGGAGATCCAGCAATATCTCGATCTCAGTTCTTACCGGGTCATCAGGGTTGATATATATGTGCCGGAAAATACGCCGGAAGGGCTTAAGGCCAAACTTATCCTGACCATAGGGGATAACTGGAGGTTCGTCGAGCAAAGCAGCAGTGTGCCGCTTGTCGCCGGCGAATGGGTCACGCTTACGGCTAGCATAGAACCGGGCAGCTATGACTGGAAAAGGATCGTCCCGGATAAGAGGTTCGCCGAGGATGTCCGGAAGATAGCGGTCAGGATCGAATCCAACCGCAAACCCCAGTACAGCGGGCCGATCTATGTGGACAATATAAGGGTCGGGAGATAA
- a CDS encoding discoidin domain-containing protein, translating to MKVKKRDISVLLVMMMALVISGCGEKSGDAGMSSAKGSVQTVVGVAEGEPLVYLVVEGAEASSFDQTPDWAPEPDPMAPVDGDMITRWSSDYNSDDQWISFDLGKESVVNNVIVRWERACASEYKILVSSDGKKWQEVYYEKNGHPGMVESVFSPIKCRYVKIEGVKRANEDWGISMWEVEIYGPASHNPGAKTTKEEYLSKGDEAAKKEEAKELLSENASAVVPFSEKVFQKGVVYTSWMSDELELPVSDITLVELKNTGYDSVAIMVPAYQDKIDSTEIFINDTADGDTPTIASLEHAVKTCHTLGLRVMIKPHVDPRTDEARINIMPSEEWFDSYEKFIVKYAEFSQKNGVELFSVGTELEATTFEAWAHRWDRVIDKIKEVYKGDLVYSANWTEYKEVPFWSRMDFIGIDAYFPIASSDEPTVEELKAAWNTIADDIEKWYTEKGLETCKGVILTEIGYPSADGSARQPWVAISNKEDQQEQADCFEAMFDVLTQRSWFKGYYVWQYFPQDRWSPLGFTIKGKTAGEVISKWLGKE from the coding sequence ATGAAAGTGAAAAAAAGGGATATTTCGGTTCTTCTTGTCATGATGATGGCACTGGTCATAAGCGGGTGCGGTGAAAAGTCCGGCGATGCGGGGATGTCTTCCGCGAAAGGGTCCGTCCAGACGGTGGTAGGGGTAGCTGAGGGAGAGCCTCTTGTTTATCTGGTGGTCGAAGGCGCGGAGGCCTCGAGTTTTGACCAGACGCCCGACTGGGCGCCTGAGCCTGACCCGATGGCCCCGGTTGACGGCGATATGATCACGAGATGGTCCAGTGACTACAATTCGGACGACCAGTGGATATCTTTCGATCTCGGTAAGGAAAGCGTGGTCAACAACGTGATCGTCCGGTGGGAAAGGGCTTGCGCGTCCGAATACAAGATACTTGTTTCCTCCGACGGAAAGAAATGGCAGGAGGTCTATTATGAGAAGAACGGCCATCCGGGCATGGTCGAATCCGTGTTCAGCCCCATAAAGTGCCGCTATGTCAAGATAGAAGGGGTAAAAAGGGCTAACGAGGACTGGGGTATATCAATGTGGGAGGTCGAGATATACGGCCCGGCTTCGCATAACCCGGGAGCTAAGACCACGAAAGAGGAATATCTTTCGAAAGGGGACGAGGCCGCCAAGAAAGAGGAAGCCAAAGAGCTCCTCTCCGAGAACGCTTCCGCCGTGGTGCCGTTCTCCGAGAAGGTATTTCAGAAGGGTGTTGTGTACACGTCATGGATGTCGGACGAGCTCGAGCTTCCCGTGTCCGATATCACTCTGGTGGAGCTTAAGAATACCGGGTATGACAGCGTGGCCATAATGGTCCCCGCGTACCAGGATAAAATAGACTCGACGGAGATATTCATCAACGATACCGCTGATGGGGATACGCCGACCATAGCGTCTCTTGAACACGCGGTCAAGACGTGTCATACTTTGGGCCTCAGGGTCATGATAAAACCGCATGTCGATCCCAGGACCGACGAAGCGCGTATAAACATAATGCCTTCCGAAGAATGGTTCGACAGTTACGAAAAGTTCATTGTTAAATACGCCGAGTTCTCGCAGAAGAACGGTGTGGAGCTTTTCTCCGTAGGCACGGAGCTGGAAGCGACCACGTTCGAGGCCTGGGCCCACAGATGGGACCGGGTCATAGATAAGATAAAGGAAGTGTACAAGGGGGACCTCGTATATTCCGCCAACTGGACGGAATACAAAGAAGTGCCTTTCTGGTCCAGAATGGATTTCATAGGCATAGACGCGTATTTTCCCATAGCTTCCAGCGATGAACCCACGGTAGAAGAGCTCAAGGCGGCGTGGAACACCATCGCCGATGATATAGAAAAGTGGTATACTGAAAAAGGCCTGGAGACATGCAAGGGTGTCATACTTACGGAGATAGGGTATCCTTCCGCCGACGGGTCGGCAAGGCAGCCCTGGGTGGCTATCTCCAACAAGGAAGACCAGCAGGAACAGGCGGATTGTTTCGAGGCCATGTTCGATGTGCTCACCCAGAGGTCGTGGTTCAAGGGATATTATGTGTGGCAGTATTTCCCGCAGGACAGGTGGAGCCCTCTTGGCTTTACGATCAAGGGTAAGACCGCGGGAGAAGTTATAAGCAAGTGGTTGGGTAAGGAATAA
- a CDS encoding carbohydrate ABC transporter permease → MLYPGIDTRKDPLLIRTVIYVFLCLGAITMVLPYAWMLVTSIKPLSEIQSYPPSFIVKNPTFKPYTDLFKMVPMARYLFNSLFVAGAITLFNVFATSLAGYAFAKHKFWGRDKLFFLLLGSLMIPWQVNIIPGFVIVKNLGWLNTYKGLIIPSMAWCAFGIFLNRQFIYSIPDDLIDAAKIDGCSEFMIYRKVILPLIKPVMATLAIFTFLQQWNNFVWPLVIIHTSSMRTIPLALAVLSGQFGANFAMVMAGAVVATVPMLVVYLVFQKYIIKGAAITGLKGGARPRVVTGQ, encoded by the coding sequence ATGTTATATCCAGGCATAGACACAAGGAAAGATCCACTGCTCATAAGGACGGTGATATACGTTTTCCTTTGCCTGGGGGCGATCACGATGGTACTTCCTTACGCGTGGATGCTCGTGACGTCCATAAAACCCCTTTCGGAGATACAATCCTATCCGCCAAGTTTCATAGTGAAGAACCCGACCTTTAAACCTTACACCGACCTTTTTAAAATGGTGCCGATGGCCAGGTATCTCTTCAACAGCCTTTTCGTGGCCGGGGCCATAACGCTTTTCAATGTATTCGCGACATCTCTGGCGGGTTACGCTTTTGCCAAGCACAAGTTCTGGGGACGGGACAAGCTGTTCTTCCTCTTACTGGGGTCCCTTATGATCCCGTGGCAGGTGAACATCATCCCGGGTTTCGTTATTGTAAAGAACCTTGGATGGCTCAATACGTACAAGGGGTTGATAATACCCTCGATGGCGTGGTGCGCGTTCGGCATATTCCTTAACAGGCAATTCATATACAGCATACCGGATGACCTTATAGACGCGGCCAAGATAGACGGCTGCAGTGAGTTCATGATATACCGGAAGGTCATATTGCCGCTCATAAAGCCTGTAATGGCGACGCTGGCGATATTCACCTTCCTGCAGCAATGGAATAATTTCGTATGGCCGCTGGTCATAATACACACAAGCAGCATGAGGACGATCCCGCTGGCGCTGGCCGTTCTCAGTGGACAGTTCGGGGCGAATTTCGCGATGGTAATGGCCGGGGCCGTAGTAGCGACGGTGCCTATGCTGGTAGTATACCTCGTGTTCCAGAAGTATATTATCAAGGGTGCCGCGATCACTGGCCTAAAAGGGGGAGCGCGGCCACGCGTTGTAACCGGACAATAA